The stretch of DNA CTCACGGGTGAGCGAACGCATCATTGGGCGGTCACCTGCCGGTGGGTCGCGCGGACGAAGGCGTCCAACATCTCGTGATCTTTCACGCCGCCTGCTTTCTCGACGCCGCTCGCTACATCGACGGCGAAGGGGCAAACCTCGTCGATTGCGCGGGCGACGTTCTCGGGCGAGAGGCCCCCCGCGAGGATGACTGGCGCGTCAATCTCTGCGACGAGGGTGCTCGTTTTGCTCCAATCCGCGGTGGTTCCGGTTCCGCCAGCACCGGCGGCATCGACCGAATCGACGAGGAGGGCGTCTGCGACGGCGGCGTGCTCGGGCACGCGCGCATCGTCTGCTTCGATGCGCTGGATGACCGTGACGTTGGTTCGCTCGCGGATTTCACTGACAGCATCGGGCGAGAGCAGCGTGTGCAGTTGCACTGCGTCGGGTTCGACGCGCGCGACGAGCGTGCAGACTCGTTCGACGGAGTCGGCCATGGTGACGAGCACGCTCGTGACGAACGGTGGCGTGGCGGCCGCGAGGTTACCGGCCTCAGTGGTCGAAACTTCGCGCGGCGTCTCGACGGGTACGTCCGAGATGAACCCAACGGCGTCCGCACCCGCCTCGACCGCGGCGCGAAGGTCGGCTTCGGTCGTAAGCCCGCAGATTTTCACCCGCGTCATGCCACCACGGTCTGTCGCAGCGCGTTCAGTTTTTCCAGCGCGGCACCCGAGTCAATGGACTCGCGAGCAAGGGCCACGCCGTCTTTGAGGGTCTCTGCCGCGCCGGCGATATAGATGGC from Haladaptatus sp. ZSTT2 encodes:
- a CDS encoding phosphoribosylanthranilate isomerase, with translation MTRVKICGLTTEADLRAAVEAGADAVGFISDVPVETPREVSTTEAGNLAAATPPFVTSVLVTMADSVERVCTLVARVEPDAVQLHTLLSPDAVSEIRERTNVTVIQRIEADDARVPEHAAVADALLVDSVDAAGAGGTGTTADWSKTSTLVAEIDAPVILAGGLSPENVARAIDEVCPFAVDVASGVEKAGGVKDHEMLDAFVRATHRQVTAQ